From one Streptomyces sp. R41 genomic stretch:
- a CDS encoding Rieske (2Fe-2S) protein, whose product MTNPPARRTVLGTGAAAVLLVGCSKYGDNNSSSNSSSNASPAAAGGDVLAKTSDIPVGGGKIFKDKKVVVTQPKKGEFKCFSAICTHQGCTVGKVADGTIDCPCHGSKFRITDASVAHGPATRPLPAEKITVDGNSIRLA is encoded by the coding sequence ATGACGAACCCCCCTGCGCGGCGCACAGTTCTTGGAACCGGCGCGGCCGCCGTCCTGCTCGTGGGGTGCAGCAAGTACGGCGACAACAACAGCAGCAGCAATAGCAGCAGCAACGCCTCCCCGGCGGCGGCCGGCGGTGACGTACTCGCCAAGACGTCCGACATCCCGGTCGGCGGGGGCAAGATCTTCAAGGACAAGAAGGTCGTGGTCACCCAGCCCAAGAAGGGCGAGTTCAAGTGCTTCTCGGCCATCTGCACGCATCAGGGCTGCACGGTGGGCAAGGTCGCGGACGGCACCATCGACTGCCCCTGCCACGGCAGCAAGTTCCGCATCACCGACGCTTCGGTGGCCCATGGGCCCGCCACGCGTCCGCTGCCCGCGGAGAAGATCACAGTGGACGGAAATTCGATCCGCCTGGCCTGA
- a CDS encoding nucleotidyltransferase domain-containing protein: MDSEALEPAHEALVRDHTIYSCVMGSRAFGLATDTSDTDRRGVFLAPTPLYWRFEKPPTHVEGPAEEQFSWELERFCALALRANPNILECLHSPLVEYADDTGRELLALREAFLSRRAHDTFARYALGQHKKLEADVRKHGAPRWKHAMHLLRLLMSSRDLLRTGVLTIDVGDQRAPLLAVKRGEVSWPEFETWMSRLATEADEAASQSPLPPEPDHARVEDFLIRVRRASALQAVPLAPEALQADTYDERVQGVVHGRGVRQR, encoded by the coding sequence ATGGATTCCGAGGCTCTGGAGCCTGCCCACGAGGCGCTGGTGCGCGACCACACGATCTACTCCTGCGTGATGGGTTCACGCGCCTTCGGTCTGGCCACGGACACCAGCGACACGGACCGCCGGGGCGTGTTCCTCGCCCCGACCCCGCTCTACTGGCGTTTCGAGAAGCCGCCGACGCATGTCGAGGGCCCGGCCGAGGAGCAGTTCAGCTGGGAACTGGAGCGCTTCTGCGCCCTCGCGCTGCGTGCCAACCCGAACATCCTGGAGTGCCTGCACTCCCCCCTCGTCGAGTACGCCGACGACACGGGCCGCGAACTCCTCGCCCTCCGCGAGGCGTTCCTCTCCCGCCGGGCGCACGACACGTTCGCCCGCTACGCCCTGGGCCAGCACAAGAAGCTGGAAGCCGACGTACGCAAGCACGGCGCGCCCCGCTGGAAGCACGCCATGCACCTCCTGCGCCTCCTCATGAGCTCCCGCGACCTCCTGCGCACCGGCGTCCTGACGATCGACGTCGGCGACCAGCGCGCGCCGCTGCTCGCGGTGAAACGGGGCGAGGTCTCCTGGCCGGAGTTCGAGACCTGGATGTCCCGCCTGGCGACGGAGGCCGACGAGGCGGCCTCGCAAAGCCCCCTTCCACCCGAGCCGGACCACGCCCGCGTGGAGGACTTCCTGATCCGCGTGCGCCGCGCCTCAGCCCTCCAGGCCGTCCCGCTCGCCCCCGAAGCCCTCCAGGCGGACACGTACGACGAACGCGTGCAGGGCGTCGTACACGGACGGGGCGTCCGGCAGCGCTGA
- a CDS encoding nucleotidyltransferase domain-containing protein, protein MTDDVLDIDLAAVVAEQPDPVLFATVSGAHLYGFPSRDSDVDLRGVHLLPTAALVGLREPEETRSRMWDRDGVEMDLVTHDLRKFVRLMLRRNGYVLEQLLSPLVVHTSEAHRELVSLAPGVLTSHHAHHYRGFATTQWRLFEKTGELKPLLYTFRVLLTGIHLMRSGEVQADLPTLIGQVEAPAYLPDLIAAKAEQEHSDADVDHARVQDDVERLHALLDEAQNASALPDAPSVYDALHAFVVRVRLEGFGGERDGLEG, encoded by the coding sequence ATGACTGACGACGTCCTGGACATCGACCTCGCGGCCGTGGTGGCCGAGCAGCCCGACCCGGTGCTGTTCGCCACCGTCTCCGGGGCGCACCTGTACGGCTTCCCCTCGCGCGACTCGGACGTCGACCTGCGGGGCGTCCATCTGCTGCCGACCGCCGCACTGGTGGGGCTGCGCGAGCCCGAGGAGACCCGGTCGCGGATGTGGGACCGGGACGGGGTCGAGATGGACCTGGTCACGCACGACCTGCGCAAGTTCGTACGGCTGATGCTGCGCCGCAACGGCTATGTGCTGGAACAGCTGCTCTCGCCGCTCGTCGTGCACACCAGTGAGGCACACCGCGAGCTGGTCTCGCTCGCCCCCGGCGTCCTCACCAGCCATCACGCCCACCACTACCGGGGGTTCGCGACGACGCAGTGGCGGCTGTTCGAGAAGACCGGCGAACTCAAGCCGCTGCTCTACACGTTCCGCGTGCTGCTCACCGGCATTCACCTCATGCGCAGCGGCGAGGTGCAGGCCGATCTGCCCACGCTGATCGGGCAGGTCGAAGCTCCCGCGTATCTGCCGGACCTGATCGCCGCGAAGGCGGAACAGGAACACTCGGACGCGGACGTCGACCACGCGCGCGTGCAGGACGACGTGGAGCGGCTGCACGCCCTGCTGGACGAAGCGCAGAACGCCTCAGCGCTGCCGGACGCCCCGTCCGTGTACGACGCCCTGCACGCGTTCGTCGTACGTGTCCGCCTGGAGGGCTTCGGGGGCGAGCGGGACGGCCTGGAGGGCTGA
- a CDS encoding ADP-ribosylglycohydrolase family protein, translated as MTTTTLAKRAATGSLIGLALGDALGFPTEFNSVPAILAKCGPWRQMKLPRPAKVTDDTQMTLALARGLRTATDRGLLGPLRMERPVREEFVNWYQSPDNNRAPGRTCLVACNLLKNEKRRWQEASQIGSKGCGANMRVAPVGLVRGLSDEQRAGAAQFQAALTHGHPTALAAADLTAHAIWLLTQGAEPMGLVGRLRSYAYENRHRYHSRWLGDLWTYSEDPTPEQFISRGWDECLGALDDLRHAVRTVSPETDPCLATGGGWIAEEALATGLLCFLLLVDEPVTALRRAACTSGDSDSIACLTGAFAGAYHGSDAWPTEWADRIEYQGDLMSLGALWDA; from the coding sequence ATGACCACCACGACGCTCGCGAAGCGCGCCGCCACCGGTTCCCTGATCGGACTCGCGCTGGGCGACGCGCTCGGGTTCCCGACCGAGTTCAACTCCGTCCCGGCGATCCTCGCCAAGTGCGGGCCCTGGCGGCAGATGAAGCTGCCCAGGCCCGCGAAGGTCACCGACGACACACAGATGACGCTGGCGCTGGCGCGGGGGCTGCGCACGGCCACGGACCGCGGCCTGCTCGGCCCGCTGCGGATGGAGCGGCCGGTGCGCGAGGAGTTCGTGAACTGGTACCAGTCGCCCGACAACAACCGTGCGCCCGGCCGCACCTGCCTCGTCGCCTGCAACCTCCTCAAGAACGAGAAGCGCCGCTGGCAGGAGGCCAGCCAGATCGGTTCCAAGGGCTGCGGCGCCAACATGCGCGTGGCGCCCGTGGGGCTGGTACGCGGGCTCAGCGACGAACAGCGCGCGGGCGCCGCCCAGTTCCAGGCCGCGCTCACCCACGGACACCCCACGGCGCTCGCCGCGGCAGACCTCACGGCACACGCGATCTGGCTCCTCACCCAGGGCGCCGAGCCGATGGGACTCGTCGGCCGGCTGCGGTCGTACGCGTACGAGAACCGTCATCGCTACCACTCCCGCTGGCTCGGCGACCTGTGGACCTACAGCGAGGACCCCACGCCGGAGCAGTTCATCTCCCGCGGCTGGGACGAGTGCCTGGGCGCCCTGGACGACCTCCGGCACGCCGTGCGCACCGTCTCGCCCGAGACCGACCCGTGCCTGGCCACCGGTGGGGGCTGGATCGCCGAGGAGGCGCTCGCCACCGGCCTGTTGTGCTTCCTGCTCCTGGTCGACGAACCCGTCACCGCGCTGCGCCGCGCGGCCTGCACCTCCGGCGACTCCGACTCCATCGCCTGCCTGACGGGCGCCTTCGCGGGCGCCTACCACGGCTCGGACGCCTGGCCGACGGAGTGGGCCGACCGCATCGAGTACCAGGGCGACCTGATGTCGTTGGGAGCCCTCTGGGACGCTTGA
- a CDS encoding NUDIX domain-containing protein, whose amino-acid sequence MLAREGRAPGGKAPEGYDKYAFEPFAVTVDLAVLTVRGGVLQALLVERGQEPYAGRWALPGGFVLPHESAETAARRELAEETGLSDVSGLHLEQLRTYTEPDRDPRMRVVSVAYAALLPDPPEPRGGGDAAQAQWLRYNALGPLAFDHDRILADAHERVGAKLEYTCLATSFCPPEFTLGELQQVYETVWGTALDRPNFRRKVLATPGFVERIPGAARLTGGRGKPAALYRAGGAKALHPPLLRPTSEGRPS is encoded by the coding sequence GTGCTCGCACGGGAAGGCCGCGCGCCCGGCGGCAAGGCACCGGAGGGCTACGACAAGTACGCGTTCGAGCCTTTCGCCGTCACCGTCGACCTGGCCGTTCTGACGGTTCGCGGGGGAGTGCTTCAAGCGCTGCTCGTCGAGCGGGGGCAGGAGCCCTACGCGGGCCGCTGGGCACTGCCCGGCGGCTTCGTGCTGCCGCACGAGTCAGCGGAGACCGCGGCCCGGCGCGAACTCGCCGAGGAGACCGGCCTGTCGGACGTCTCCGGACTCCATCTGGAACAGCTGCGGACGTACACGGAACCCGACCGCGACCCCAGGATGCGGGTCGTCTCCGTCGCCTACGCCGCGCTGCTCCCGGACCCTCCCGAGCCGCGCGGCGGCGGTGACGCGGCGCAGGCCCAGTGGCTGCGGTACAACGCGCTCGGTCCGCTCGCCTTCGACCACGACCGGATCCTCGCCGACGCCCACGAACGCGTCGGCGCCAAGCTCGAGTACACCTGTCTCGCCACGTCCTTCTGCCCGCCCGAGTTCACCCTCGGAGAGCTGCAGCAGGTCTACGAGACCGTGTGGGGCACCGCCCTCGACCGGCCCAACTTCCGGCGCAAGGTCCTCGCCACGCCGGGCTTCGTCGAACGGATCCCCGGTGCCGCGCGCCTCACCGGAGGCCGGGGCAAGCCCGCCGCGCTCTACCGGGCGGGCGGTGCCAAAGCCCTGCACCCACCCCTGCTGCGTCCCACTTCGGAAGGACGGCCCTCATGA
- a CDS encoding DHA2 family efflux MFS transporter permease subunit: MADTLRAPVRAPAAGAAPPHRAWTVVLAGLGALLCSLDVVVVATALPALRADFGASLSDLEWTINAYNLVFACLTLTGAALGDRFGRRRMYVVGLAVFTLASALAALAGGPGQLIAARVVQGAGAAVLLPLTLTLISEAFPAEKRGVAIGVWGGVTGLGVAAGPVLGGAVTEGLSWQWIFWLNVPTGLAMLPLAALKLRESHGPRPQLDVVGLLLAAVGLTGLAWAPVRAPEAGWGSVEVLGALAVGVVFLAAFLGWERSRARYPMLPLAHFRRRGFATANGVAFLTFMSLLGSLFMITQLFQLGLGNSPLQAGVRILVWTGMPLVVAPLAGALADRFGNRPFMLTGLVLQAVGLGLLAWQVEPGVGYGSLVVPLIVAGIGISMVFPTVANAVTSSVPLGDAGVAAGVNNALRELGGVFGVAVAAAVFTRYGGYGSAESFVDGCGPALWVSAGVAAVGAVVAAFAPARARAQSPDAPRAGARKPDVSRARAQG; encoded by the coding sequence ATGGCTGACACTTTGCGTGCCCCGGTCCGCGCACCGGCTGCCGGTGCCGCGCCGCCGCACCGCGCCTGGACCGTCGTACTGGCCGGACTCGGGGCACTGCTCTGCTCCCTCGACGTGGTCGTCGTCGCCACGGCGCTGCCCGCGCTGCGGGCCGACTTCGGGGCGAGCCTGTCCGACCTGGAGTGGACGATCAACGCGTACAACCTCGTCTTCGCCTGCCTCACCCTGACCGGAGCGGCGCTCGGGGACCGCTTCGGGCGGCGGCGCATGTACGTCGTCGGGCTCGCGGTCTTCACGCTGGCCTCGGCCCTGGCCGCGCTCGCGGGAGGCCCGGGGCAGCTCATCGCCGCGCGGGTGGTCCAGGGCGCCGGAGCGGCCGTGCTGCTGCCGCTCACACTGACCCTGATCAGCGAGGCGTTCCCGGCCGAGAAGCGGGGCGTAGCGATCGGCGTGTGGGGCGGGGTGACCGGGCTCGGCGTGGCCGCGGGGCCGGTACTCGGCGGCGCTGTCACCGAGGGCCTGTCCTGGCAGTGGATCTTCTGGCTGAACGTGCCGACGGGGCTCGCGATGCTGCCGCTTGCCGCCCTCAAGCTCCGCGAGAGCCACGGCCCCCGTCCCCAACTCGACGTCGTGGGGCTGCTGTTGGCGGCCGTGGGCCTGACCGGTCTCGCCTGGGCGCCGGTGCGCGCCCCGGAGGCGGGTTGGGGGAGCGTCGAGGTCCTGGGCGCGCTGGCCGTCGGCGTCGTCTTCCTGGCGGCCTTCCTCGGCTGGGAGCGGTCGCGGGCGCGCTACCCGATGCTGCCGCTCGCGCACTTCAGGAGGCGCGGCTTCGCCACCGCCAACGGGGTGGCGTTCTTGACCTTCATGTCACTGCTCGGCTCCCTCTTCATGATCACGCAGCTCTTCCAACTCGGTCTGGGCAACTCCCCGTTGCAGGCGGGCGTCCGGATCCTGGTGTGGACCGGCATGCCGCTGGTCGTCGCGCCGCTCGCGGGCGCGCTCGCCGACCGGTTCGGGAACCGGCCCTTCATGCTGACGGGCCTCGTCCTGCAGGCGGTGGGCCTCGGGCTGCTGGCCTGGCAGGTGGAGCCAGGCGTCGGCTACGGAAGCCTGGTCGTGCCGCTCATCGTCGCGGGCATCGGCATCTCCATGGTCTTCCCGACCGTCGCGAACGCCGTGACCTCGTCGGTGCCGCTCGGGGACGCGGGCGTCGCGGCCGGCGTCAACAACGCGCTGCGCGAGCTGGGCGGGGTCTTCGGAGTCGCCGTCGCCGCGGCCGTGTTCACGCGGTACGGGGGCTACGGCTCGGCGGAGTCCTTCGTCGACGGCTGCGGACCCGCGCTGTGGGTATCGGCGGGAGTCGCTGCGGTGGGCGCGGTGGTGGCGGCGTTCGCACCGGCGCGCGCCCGGGCCCAGAGCCCGGATGCTCCCCGCGCCGGGGCTCGGAAGCCGGATGTTTCCCGCGCCCGTGCTCAGGGCTGA
- a CDS encoding TIGR03086 family metal-binding protein gives MNPGELLERSLAYALGSVSAVVPGSLERVTPCAEWDLGELLGHLDDSLDALYEGLTGRPIGLFPEGPFPRGLFLEADSDPVCGFRRRACAVLGAWAAGHPEAVVVGDRPLDARVMTAVGAVEIAVHGWDVSQACGQARPIPSALAVELLPVARCVVADEDRGVRFAQPVAVSPSAPPRDRLLAFLGRLPEAPRFLSGPGPVCLP, from the coding sequence GTGAACCCCGGGGAGCTGCTGGAGCGTTCGCTCGCCTACGCCCTGGGGAGCGTTTCCGCCGTCGTACCCGGGAGTCTGGAGCGGGTCACACCCTGCGCGGAGTGGGACCTGGGGGAGCTGCTCGGGCACCTCGACGACTCGCTGGACGCCCTGTACGAGGGACTCACGGGCAGGCCCATCGGGCTCTTTCCCGAAGGGCCTTTCCCGCGAGGGCTCTTCCTGGAAGCGGACTCCGACCCCGTCTGCGGCTTCCGCAGGCGGGCCTGCGCCGTGCTCGGCGCGTGGGCCGCGGGGCACCCGGAGGCCGTGGTGGTGGGTGACCGGCCGCTGGACGCCCGGGTGATGACGGCCGTGGGTGCCGTGGAGATCGCCGTGCACGGGTGGGACGTGTCCCAGGCCTGCGGACAGGCGCGGCCGATTCCGTCCGCGCTCGCCGTCGAACTGCTGCCCGTGGCGCGGTGCGTGGTCGCGGACGAGGATCGCGGCGTGCGCTTCGCGCAGCCGGTCGCCGTGTCGCCGTCCGCCCCGCCCCGTGACCGGCTGCTCGCCTTCCTGGGGCGGCTTCCCGAGGCGCCGCGATTCCTTTCCGGACCGGGCCCGGTCTGCCTTCCGTGA